CAGCTGACCCGGGTGCGCGTTTCGCTCCGGACGCGCCAGTCGTCCCGTTCGAACGTGACCGTCCACGAGGTCTCCGCGGCCGGGGAACAGAAGTCGTCCGCGGTCCAGGTATAGCGCTCGTGCACGTCGCGGGTGATCTCCAGGCCGATGTCGTCGTAGCGGATGGTGCCGGAGTTCTTCACCACGTCCAGCGCCGAGTGGTACTCGACCAGGTCCCGCGAGACCGTCCACTGCTGCTCCGGGCGGCTCACCTGGGTGGTCGGCAGCGGCGGCGCGCCCTCGGGCTCGCCGAACGCCGGCGAAGGCATCTCGTCCGGCTCGGCGGTCGGCCGCACCGGAAGGGTCAGCGTGCTCGCGCCGGTCCGGACGGACAGCGTGACCGGCTCGGGCGGCGGCCACGCGAGCGGCCAGTACGAAGTGGACAGTGCGAGCCGGATCCGGTGCCCGGCCGGGAACGCCTGCGCCACCCCGTTGAGCTCGAACTCCACGGTGCAGCTCTCGCCCGGGCACAGCGGACGCGGTTCCTCGTGGCCGTCGCGGTGGGTCAGGTTCAGCAGTCCATACGTCACCCGGGTCGCCCGGCCGTCCGGGGCGACGTCCGAAAGCCGCGCGGCGACCATCGCGACCGGCCGGTCCGCGGACACCACCAGCCGGACCTTCGGGGCACCGAGGATTTCGCAGCGCTCGGCGAGCGCGTCCGTCTCGAACACGAGCGACCCGCCGTCCTCTTCGCGCTGGTCGTAGGGCAGGTCGGGCGGTGCACTGTAGGACGCCCACTTGCCGGCGAACTGCCCGACCGACAGCGGCGAGGCCACGTCCAGCGATTCCTCCGGCACGGACTCGCCGGGCCGGGCGATCCGGTGCCGGGCCAGTGCTCGCACCGAGGGCCGCACGTGCGGCGAGGGCCACGCCGTCTCGCCGACCCATCGCCCCGGACGGTCCTCATAGGACGTCGACGGCGGGACGCTTTCCTGCATCCAGGTCCGCAGCACCGGACCGTCCATCGCGCCGTTCGCCTCGCCCTTGAGCCAGAAGTCCCACCAGCGGACCACTTCCTGCAGATAGCCGATCGCCGGCCCGGGCTCGCCCAGGTGCGGGTACTTGTGCGACCACGGCCCGATCAGCCCGCGGCACGGCACCCGCAGGTGCGCCAGCAGCCGGGCGACTGCGTTCGAGTACCCGTCGGCCCAGCCGCTGGAGGCGAGCACCGGGCAGCAGACCCGGGAGTAGTCCTCGGAGACCGAGGCGTGCCGCCAGTACCCGTCGCGCCGCTGATGGCGCAGCCACTGCTCGGCCCAGAGGCTGCATTCTTCGAGCCGTTCCCGCCACATCTCCCGCCAGCGATCCCCCACCAGCGCCGGGTCAGGCGGCATCGTCGCTTCGCCGAACATGGTCCCGGATTCGGCGATGTTGTCCGACAGCAGGCAGCCGCCCATGTAGTGCATGTCATCGGCGAACCGGTCGTCGGTGAACGAGGAGATCACGATCGCACCGAGGCTCGGCGGCTGCCGCGCGGCGGTCTGCAGCGCCGCGAACCCGCCCCACGAAATGCCCATCATGCCGGTGCGCCCGCTGCACCACGGCCGGTTCGCGATCCACTCCAGCACGTCCTCGGCGTCCCGCTGCTCCTGTTCGAGGTACTCGTCGGCCAGCACCCCCTCCGATTCCCCGGTGCCCCGCAGGTCGACCCGCACGCAGGCGTACCCGTGCCCGGCCAGATACGGATGGTGGACCGAGTCGCGGACCGAGGTCAGGTCGCGCTTGCGATAGGGAATGTATTCGAGGATGCCGGGCACCGGCATCGACTCGGACCCGGAGGGCCGCCAGATCCGCGCCGCCAGCCGAGTGCCGTCCGACACCCGGATGCGGACGTCTTCGTCCTCGATGACCTCGTACGGCAGTGACGAAAGTGCGCGCGTGATCATCTGCGCCGGGTACCCTGGCCACTGGTGCTGAAACGGTGTTGCCCGGCGGGTGCGAACGGGTACCCGGGAGACATGATCAGCATGAAAGCACGGCTGTATCAGGCATATCTGCGCGCGACCGGGCAGAAACAGTTCTACGACGACGCCCGGGTGCTGCATCAGCGCCTGCACCGGCATCAGCGACCCAGCCAGGCTCGGCCGCCCCGGAACCTGCGCCGGAACTTCGCCGTCGAACGCCGGGACGTACGGGGCTTTCCGTGCTGGACGGTGCGGCCGCGCACCAGCGCCGGCATGCACGTGTTCCACCTGCACGGCGGCGGGTACGTCGAGGAGATCGAATCGCACCACTGGCGGTTCGCCGCCGATCTGGTGGGCCGGCTCGGCTGCGCCGTGACGCCGCCGATCTGGTGGGCCGGCTCGGCTGCGCCGTGACGCCGCCGATCTGGTGGGCCGGCTCGGCTGCGCCGTGACGCTGCCGATCTATCCGCTGGTTCCTCGGCACAGCAACACCGAAACGCTGCCGATGGTGCAAGCCGCGTTCGATCAGGCCGTCGGTGACGAGACCGCGGTGCTGTCCGGCGATTCCGCCGGTGCCGCGCTCGCGCTGGCGATCGCGCAGCGATTGCGGGACGAGGGCCGGCCGCAGCCGAAGCAGACGCTCCTGCTCTCGCCGTGGCTGGACGTGACCCTGGAAGATCCGATCTCGGTGGTGCTGGACGAGCACGACCCGATGCTCGGCATCACCGGCCTGCGGGAAGCGGGGCGGATGTACGCCGAAGGCACCGATCCGCACGATCCGCGGATCAGCCCGTTGTACGCGAACTTGGCCGGGCTCGGGCCGTTCAGCCTGTTCATCGGGACACGCGACGTGCTGCTCCCGGATGCCCGCCGGTTCGCCGGCCGGGCCAGGGACGCGGGGATCGACGTGGATTACGCCGAGTACCCGGGAATGTTCCACAACTGGATGATGCAGCGGATTCCGGAGGGGCGGCAGGCGCGAAACCACCTGGAGCGGATTCCGCGGCGGTAAGGCCGCTTATTCGCCGCGCCAAACGGCGCGGCGAATAAGCGGACACGTCAGGCCGGCTCCGGTGGCAGCGGAACGCCGCGACGACTCGTCCGGTAGTCGTCGCGGCGTTCGACTTCGCCCGCCTCGGACCGGACAATGTGGACTGAGCGCCGCGCCTTCGCCATGTGGCGTCCGGTTTTCACGGCTTCTTCGCGGGACTTCGCGGTGTTCGAGGCACGCACGTTCCCGTGCAAGCGGTTCTTCCACAGCTCGTTCTCGTATACCGTTTCCACGTCGCCGTCCACGCGATGTCCTCCCCGCTCATTCCTCGAATTCGAACCTCAGCCGTTCTTCGCACCGGCGATACTTGGCCTCCAGTTCCTCCTCCGAAACCGCGCCGATCACCAGTTCCGCCAGTTCGTAGGAATAGCTGTCCTGCTCCGGCAGATCGGACAACCGCTGCCCCTCCTGCGGCGTGATCGAGACGGTGGTACCGCCGAGTTCCTCGCACAAGTCGGCGATCTCGTCGTCAGACGGGATCCGGGTCACCGTGGCGTCGCCCTCGAACCGGCGCAGATAGCAGCGCCCGGCGATCCGGTAACGCCCGCGCCGGTGCGGGAACCGCGGCTGCTGCCCGAGCCCGAGCCGGACCATGATCTCGTGGTTGGCCGTTCCGTCCACCAGCTCGAACAGCTCCGCGTGCGACTGCGAATGCCGTGGGTTCACCTCCAGCAGGCAGACCTGCCCGGTGCGCGGATCGCAGAAGAACTCGACGCTGAACGTCCCGTTGGCGAAACCCACCCGCTGGAGCACCCGCTCGGCGACGTCGGCCATCCGCCGCACCGTCTGCCTGGGCAGCTGCGACGGGTACTGATGCCGCAGAAACGACGACCGGCCCGGAAAATCGACCGAATCCAGCGCGCCGTACACGGACACGTCGCCGTTCCAGGCGTACCCCTCGACCGCGGCTTGGACGCCGTGCAGCTCCGCCTCGGCCAGGCACGCGGCACCGCCCACCTCGGCGATCTCGGCAGGCAGGTCGACCTGTTTCAGCGCGTCATCGAACGGGTCGCCGACCCGGCCGACGCCGTCGCGCAACTCGGCGACGGCGTCCGCGAACCCCTCCTCGTCCCGGACGTGAAACGCCAGCTCCGAGGAGAAGCCCTTCACCGGCTTCAGCCACATCGGGAACTCCACTCCCGGTGGCGGCTGGGGGTCGGTGTCCAGGTCGACGATGCCGAACGCGGGCAACTCGTCGATCACCGTCTGCTGTTCGAGCCGGCTCCAGTACTTGTGCTCGCACTTGAGCACGGCGGGCAGCGGGACGTGCGGAAGGCCGCGTTCCTCGCACAACAACGGAGCCAGTGCCGCGGCCGGGAAGTCCCAATAGGTCACGATCGCTGCCGGGTCGCCGTCGAAGGCGTCCAGCAGCTGCCGCGCCTTGTCCAGCAGATCCGGGAAATCGATCTCGCCGTGCTGCAGCTCGTCCGGGGTGAGCAGCGGACGGAACCGCAGGCCGGCCGCGACCGGCAGGCGGCGCAGGATGCGCTCGTTCTTCTCGTCGAGCCCGAGCACGAACACGTCGGCGGACATCGGTCAGCTCGGCCGTCCGGCCAGCGCGTCGCGGATCTTGTCCACGAACGCCACGCCCGGCGCGAGCACGAGGTTCGCCGGCGGAGTGCTCGGCGACGCCGGATGCGGCCGGGTCGGCGCGATCTTCTTGGCGGCCAGCACCTGCTTGCCGAGCCGTTCCAGCTCTTCAGCCGAACACGCCGACCGAAGCCGCGGCAGCAGGTCGGTCTCCTCCTCTTCGATGTGATGGCGGACGTCGGCGATGAGCTTGCCCAGCAGTTCCTCGAACTCCGGGTCGCCGGGCTTCTTGCGCTCCAGCTGTTTCATCACCTTCTCTGCTTCGCCGTGCTCCTCGATTTCGTGCTCGGCGATCCGGTCGCCGTCGTCGAGGAACCGGCGCGCCGCCGGATACATGAACTGCTCCTCGGCGACCGAATGCCGGACCAGCTCGGCGATCACGTGGTCGACCACGTCCTTGCGGTTGCCCGCCGCCGGTTCGCGTTCCAGTTCGCCGAACACCCGTTCCACCTGGCGATGGTCGTCGGTGATGACGGTGATGAGGTCGGTGTCGGTTCGGGTGGCCATCGCATTCTCTCCTCGATTTCGGGAACTGATTTCGGGAACCCCCGGTTACCCGCCGTCGGCGCGGCGCAACCGCCGGGACGCGGACCGTCCTTTGTGCACTAGCAGGCCCGGTCAGCCGGCGAGCCGGCTTCCGCCGGCCGCGAGAAGGGGCCGCAGCTGCTCCGGAACCGCTTCCTGGAGCTGGTCCGCGACGTGCACGGTCACCTCGCCGAGCACCTCCAGCACCACGCCCGCCTGGTGGATCGCTTCGGGCTCGCTGAGCCCCGCCCGCTCCGCCACCCGGCCGACGAACCCGGCGAGCTCACGATCCGCGCCGGAGGCCGGCGTCGCGACCGGACGGACGTCGTCGGCGAGTTCGGCGGGCAACTGGGCGGCGAGCCTTCCGGCGGTGCCTGGCGGGATCAACTCGGCCAGCGTCCGCAGCACCGCGCGCACGATGCGTTCGGCGTCGTCCCGCTCGGAGAGGAACATCCGCCGTCGCATCAGTTCGACTGTCTCGTCTTCGCTCATGGCGTCCGGATACCCGCGGTCGCCGCCCGGAACCCACCGGAACGTGCGGTGCTCCACCACTTCCCCGTCGCCGCGGCTCCGGTGCTCGCTGTGCACGAAGTGGTCCACCCGGTGCGCAGCCGCCATCTCGCGGCCCACTGCCACCGCGTCGCCGCGGCACACCGCCGTGTTGACCACGCGCCTGCCGCCCTCCACCCGGTTCGCCCACAATCCGGATTCGCGGTACGTGTGTACGTCCCCGTGCGTCATCCGCGTCCTCCGCTGCCGACTCGGTTTGCCTTGCGGCCGAACGAATACCCGCCGGTCCGGAGATCACTCGCGATCGCTGGGTTAGCCCGCCCGGACCCGGGTATCCAGCCCGCATGGACATTCCTCCGGCAAGCTCCGCGCCGGCTGAGCAGGCGCAGGGCGCATTGCGGCAGCTTCGGCGTGACCTGATGACCGGCGGCCACGACTCGCCGGCAGAGCTCTACCGCACCCTCGGACTGCTCAGCCTTCTCGCCAACGACCTGTCCGAACTGCTGCCTTCGCTGCGCGACCGTCTCGAGAACGGCGTGCTCGACGGGCGCGTGCGGCACGTCGGGGCCGGCGACACCCTGCAGGAGACCTGCGACGCGATCGCCACCGCGGGACACAGCATCGCCCTCGCCCATTTCACCGCGCTCCTGATCGGCCAGGAGTTGGAGAACGCCCAAAGCGCCGTCCGCGACCTGGCCATCGCGTGAGCTGACCGGGTTTTCTCCCGGCGCCAGCGGGTACGCCGGGAAGGCAGTACCGCGAAGGAGGGAACACAATGGCCGACCCCGACCGGGCCGAATCGGAGACGCTTGTCCCCGCCGAAGCACTGGACGAAGACGACCTGCGGGTCGATCCGCTGGAGGCGGGCATCGAGCCCGCAGAGCGGTGGAGCCCGGCGGTCCGGCACGGCACCACCCCCGCCGAAGCGCGCGAAGGAGAACCGCACGGGCAGCGCCTGGCCCAGGAGCAACCCGACGACCAGCCCGATCCGGTGCCCGAACGCCCGACCGCGGTGACCCCGGCCGCCGACCTGGACGAGTCCGTGGACGCCCTAGCAGCCGACGTCGAACCGGTCGTACCCGCCGACAGCATCCCGCGCCGCCGCGCGGACCCGGATCCCGACGAGCACGCGGACGAAGCCGGCGGCTCGGTCGCGGACGCGCTGCGCACCGAGTAGGGGCCGGGCAACCGGCAAGGTTGACGGCAGATCGCTCCGGCTGACTATCATGCGCGTGCGACGGCGGTGCCGCCTGGCGCGGCTCGGCCGAAGCAAGCGGGAAAGCCGGAGCGCCGTGAGGAAGTGACCGCCATGCTCTCGACCACAATCGAGCGTTGTTTCTGGTCTGAAACTTAATGCCTGCCGGGCGAGCGTTTCTCCATCCGGCGGTTTTCTACCGCGGTGCCGGGGAGTTCCTGTCCGGCACCGTGCCGTTCGTGGAGGGCGCGCTGGCCGCCGCCGAACCGGTCGCGGTCGCGGTGCCACCGGGTAATCTGGGCCTGCTGCGAGAAGAACTGGGCGCCGACGCCGCCCGGGTGCGGATGATCGACATGGTCGAAGAAGGCCGCAATCCCGGCCGCATCATCCCAGGCGTGCTGCGGGCGTTCGCCGACGAGCATCCCGGCCGGCACGTCCGGATCGTCGGCGAGCCGTTGTGGGCGGGCCGGACCAGCGCCGAATATCCCGCCTGCGCGCAGCACGAAGCCCTGATCAACCAGTCTTTCGCGGGTCGGTGGGCGACGATCCTCTGTCCCTACGACACCGGTTCGCTCGGCCAGACGGCGCTCGCGGACGCCGCCCGGACTCATCCATGGCTGATGGACGGAGCCGGAGAATGGCGGACCAGTGCCGGGTACGCACCGGATGAGGTGTTGCGCGACTACAACCGGGAGCTTCCCGCGCCGCCCGCGGCGGACGTGCTGACGGTCGAGGACGGCGACCTCCCGCTGCTGCGCTACGCCGCGGCATCGGTGGCGGTGCGGGCCGGCATCACCGCGGGCCGGCTCGAGGATTTCGTCCTGGTCGCCTCCGAGCTCGCGTCGAACAGCATCGAGCACGGCAGCGGCGCCGCGGTCGTCCGGCTGGCGATCGTGCGGGGCCAGCTGGTGTGCCAGGTCCGCGACAACGGATGGATCGACGATCCGCTCGCCGGGCGGCGGCCCGCGGCGACCGGGCAGGTGCGCGGTCGCGGGCTGCTGCTGGTCAACCACGTCGCCGACCTCGTCCGAATGCACTCGACCCCGGCAGGCTCCACCGTCGAAGCACGGTTCGACTTGTACTGAGCGCCCGCACCGTCCACAACGGACGGCGACGGCCGGTGTTTGCGCGCGGCGCGCCCGGGTACCCGGCAGCGCGAATCCGCACGAGGAAGGGACTTCCATGCCGTCGCAGCGCGTCATCGTCGTGACCGGAGCCAGCGCCGGAGTGGGTCGGGCGGCGGCCCGCGCGTTCGGACGGCAAGGCGAATGCGTCGCATTGCTGGCCCGTGGCGAGAAAGGCCTCGCGGGAGCGGCGAACGAGATCCGCGCCGAGGGCGGCACCGCGCTGGAGATCCCGACCGACGTCGCCGATTACCAGCAGGTCGAAGCGGCCGCGGCGCGCACTGAGCGCGAGCTCGGCCCGATCGACGTCTGGGTCAACGTGGCGTTCAGCTCGGTTTTCGCCCGGTTCGCCGACGTGCGGCCCGAGGAATACCGGCGGGTGACCGAGGTGAGCTACCTGGGCTACGTGCACGGCACGATGGCCGCGCTCTCCCGGATGCGGCCCCGCGACCGCGGGACGATCGTCCAAGTCGGTTCGGCGCTGGCCTACCGCGGGATCCCGCTGCAAAGCGCCTACTGCGGAGCCAAACACGCCATCCAGGGCTTCACCGAATCGCTGCGCTGCGAACTCCTCCACGAGCACAGCCGCGTCCGCATCACGATGGTGCAGTTGCCTGCCGTCAACACGCCGCAGTTCACCTGGCTTCGGTCTCGGCTGCCCGAGCACGCCCAGCCGGTTCCGCCGATTTACCAGCCAGAGACAGCGGCCCGGGCGATCGTGCACGCCGCCGCCCATCCCCGCCGGCGCGAGTACTGGGTCGGCGCCAGCACGGCGGCCACGCTCCTCGCGAACGCGGTCGCGCCCGGCCTCCTCGACCGCTACCTGGCCCGCACCGGGATCGCCTCGCAGCAGACCGGCGAGCCGCAGCCGCACCAGGCGGGAAACCTCTGGGAACCGGCGGATCGCGAAACCGGCCACGACTACGGCGCGCACGGCGAGTTCGACCGGCGCGCGAGGTTCGGCGGGGTTCAGCCGGCGCTGAGCCGCCACCACGGAGCGGTCGCGCTCGCCCTGCTCGCCGGCGGGGCGGCGGCCCTCGGCCGCCGGTTCCGCTGAGCGTCACGCGGGCGGCCAAGTTTCGTCGTCATCGTCGTCCGCCGCGCGGCGCTGCTGTTCGGCGACGTCGGCTGGGTCGGCCTCGACGGTGTCGAGATCCGGTTCCGGCTCCTCCTCGTCCTCCGGGCGTTGCTGCTCGGCCAGGTCGTTCTCAGGGATCTGATCTCCGGGCACGGTCCTCCTTACCATGGTCGCGCGCCTGGTTACCCGCGTTCCGCGGCCGGCAAACCTGGCCGCGCCCATGATTGGCGATCCGCCGGATCGGGTAGTGAGATGTACGTGGATCACTGCGTGCGCCCCAATCCGGACGCGGTGCCAGCGTCCGAGCCCCCGGTGGAGTTGCGCCTGCCGGCGGACCGGAACCTGCTGTTCCTCGCCCGCCTGGTGGCCGAGGGCATCGCCGGCACCGCGGAGTTCAGCCTCGACGACATCGCGGACCTGCGGATGGCGGTCGAGGAAGCGGTCGTCGCGCTGGCGGTCCGCGCGGACGACGGCGCGGTGCTCGACTGCGCGTTCCGCACCGCCGGCCGGATCACGATCACGGTCGCCACGTCGTCCTCGGCGATGCAGCCGCCCGGCCCGGACGAGGTCGGCTGGCACGTCCTGCGCGCGCTGACCGATTCCGTCGCCGCCTGGGCCGAGCCCGGCAACGGGCGGCACGGGTGGCGGTTGTACCTCGAGTTCACCAAGGAGCCCAGGACAGGAGGACCATGAATACCGTCGTTCGACCCCATACCGACGGCTACGCGCACTGCGCGCCGTGGTTCGACGAGCTGAGTGCCCTGCCAGAGCACGACGAGGGACGGGAACGGCTGCGCCGCAAGCTCATCGAGGAACACCTCCCGCTCGCCGAACACATCGCGCAGCGATACGCCGGCCGCGGCGAACCGCACGACGACCTCGTCCAGGTGGCCAGGCTCGGCCTGATCAAGGCGGTCGACCGGTTCGACCCGGACCGCGGCGGCGAGTTCCTGTCTTTCGCGGTGCCGACAGTGATGGGCGAAGTCCGGCGCCACTTCCGCGACACCGGCTGGTCGCTGCGCGTGCCGCGGCGGCTCAAGGAACTGCACCTGGCGGTCGCCCAGGCGACCGCGGCCCTCACCCAGCGGACCGGGCACGCGCCCACCGCGCGCGAACTCGCCGAGTACCTGCAAGTCGGCCTCGACGAAGTGACCGAAGCGTTGGCCGCCGGCCACGCGTATCAAACGAATTCGCTGGACTGGCCGCACGGCGACGAACCGGACTCCGCATCACTGGCCGACCTGCTCGGCGAGGACGACGTCGAGTTCGAGCGAGCCGAGATCCACGAAGCGCTCCGGCCGATGCTGCGGGAGCTGCCCCCGCGCGAACGGGCGATCCTCGCGATGCGCTTCTTCGAGAACATGACCCAGTCGAAGATCGCCGAACGGGTCGGCCTCTCGCAGATGCACGTCTCCCGCCTGCTTGCCCAGACCCTCGCGAAACTCCGCGAGATGCTGGAGGACAACCCCAGCGCGGCGTCCGCCGAATCGGAACACTGACCGTGCCCGCGCCAATCGAGGACTACGCGCTGCTGGGTGACTTGCACACCGCGGCCCTGGTGTCGCGCAGCGGTGCGATCGACTGGCTGTGCCTGCCCCGCTTCGATTCCCCCGCCTGCTTCTCCGCGCTCCTGCACGACGAAAGCGCGGGCACCTGGCAGCTCGCCCCCGCCGGTGCCGGCCAGGCGACCCGTCGCGCCTACCGCGGCCATTCTCTCGTGCTGGCCCAGGAGTGGGACACCGGCCAGGGTGCCGTACGGGTGCTCGACTTCATGCCGCCGCGCACCGGTTCCGCCGCTGTCGTCCGGATCGTCGAAGGCATCGACGGGCGGGTTCCGATGCGGATGAGCTTGCGGCCGCGGTTCGGCTACGGTTCCATCCGGCCGTGGATTCGCCCCGAGGAACGCGGGTTCGAAGCGGTCGCCGGCCCGGACGCGGTCTGGCTGGACACGACGGTTCCGCTGACGCACCGGGGTTGCGCGACGTACGCCGAGTTCGACGTGCGTACCGGGGAACGATTCTCGTTCGTGCTCGCCTACCGCCCCTCCCACCTTCCCCGCCCCGAGCCGGTCGACGCCGGCGATGCGTTGGCGGACACCGAAAAGTTCTGGGCGGACTGGATCGGCCGCTGCCGCTACCGGGGCCGCTGGCCCGACGCGGTCCGGCGGGCGCTGATCACGTTGAAGGCCCTCACCTACGAACCGACCGGCGGGATCCTGGCCGCCCCCACGACATCGCTGCCGGAAGAGCTCGGCGGCGAACGCAACTGGGACTACCGCTACTGCTGGTTGCGCGACGCGACGTTCGCGCTTCAAGCGCTCGTCGGCACCGGATACGCCGACGAAGCCCGTGCATGGCGCGAATGGCTGGTCCGCGCCGTCGCCGGCGACCCGGCCGACCTCCAGGTCCTGTACCGGCTCGACGGCGCCCGCCGCGTGCCCGAGTCCACACTGGACTGGCTCGCCGGCTATCGCGGTTCCGCCCCGGTCCGCATCGGCAACGCGGCGGCCGGCCAGGTGCAGCTCGACGTCTGGGGCGAAGTCCTCGACGGCCTGCACCTCGTCCGCGAAGCCGGCCTGTCGGTGACGCACCCGGCCTGGGATCTGCAGCGCGGGTTGCTCGACTTCCTCGAAGGCCACTGGGACCAGCCCGACCACAGTCTTTGGGAGGTCCGCGGCAAACCGCAGCACTTCGTGCATTCGAAGGTGATGGCCTGGGCCGGCGCGGACCGGGCAGTGCGCACAGTGGAACGCCATCGACTCGACGGTCCGGTCAGCCGGTGGCGTGCGCTGCGCGACCGCATTCATGCCGAAGTCTGCCAAGAGGGCTACGACGTGGACCGCGGCACCTTCACCCAGTTCTACGGGTCTCGCGGCCTGGACGCGGCCCTGCTGCTGATGCCGCGCGTCGGGTTCCTGCCCAGCGACGATCCGCGGATCCGCGGCACCGTCCTCGCGGTCCGGGATGCGCTGTCCGAGGACGGGTTCGTGCGTCGCTACGGCCCGGACGCGGACGGCGGGCGTGAATTGCGCGGGAGCGAAGGTGCATTCCTTCCGTGCAGCTTCTGGCTGGCTGACGGGCTGCACGGCATCGGCCGGCGCGACGAAGCG
This sequence is a window from Amycolatopsis benzoatilytica AK 16/65. Protein-coding genes within it:
- a CDS encoding CocE/NonD family hydrolase, encoding MITRALSSLPYEVIEDEDVRIRVSDGTRLAARIWRPSGSESMPVPGILEYIPYRKRDLTSVRDSVHHPYLAGHGYACVRVDLRGTGESEGVLADEYLEQEQRDAEDVLEWIANRPWCSGRTGMMGISWGGFAALQTAARQPPSLGAIVISSFTDDRFADDMHYMGGCLLSDNIAESGTMFGEATMPPDPALVGDRWREMWRERLEECSLWAEQWLRHQRRDGYWRHASVSEDYSRVCCPVLASSGWADGYSNAVARLLAHLRVPCRGLIGPWSHKYPHLGEPGPAIGYLQEVVRWWDFWLKGEANGAMDGPVLRTWMQESVPPSTSYEDRPGRWVGETAWPSPHVRPSVRALARHRIARPGESVPEESLDVASPLSVGQFAGKWASYSAPPDLPYDQREEDGGSLVFETDALAERCEILGAPKVRLVVSADRPVAMVAARLSDVAPDGRATRVTYGLLNLTHRDGHEEPRPLCPGESCTVEFELNGVAQAFPAGHRIRLALSTSYWPLAWPPPEPVTLSVRTGASTLTLPVRPTAEPDEMPSPAFGEPEGAPPLPTTQVSRPEQQWTVSRDLVEYHSALDVVKNSGTIRYDDIGLEITRDVHERYTWTADDFCSPAAETSWTVTFERDDWRVRSETRTRVSCTPEEFVIDAQLDGYEGDRRLVSRNWHRIVPRDLL
- a CDS encoding alpha/beta hydrolase fold domain-containing protein → MTLPIYPLVPRHSNTETLPMVQAAFDQAVGDETAVLSGDSAGAALALAIAQRLRDEGRPQPKQTLLLSPWLDVTLEDPISVVLDEHDPMLGITGLREAGRMYAEGTDPHDPRISPLYANLAGLGPFSLFIGTRDVLLPDARRFAGRARDAGIDVDYAEYPGMFHNWMMQRIPEGRQARNHLERIPRR
- a CDS encoding DUF2188 domain-containing protein, translating into MDGDVETVYENELWKNRLHGNVRASNTAKSREEAVKTGRHMAKARRSVHIVRSEAGEVERRDDYRTSRRGVPLPPEPA
- a CDS encoding ATP-grasp domain-containing protein codes for the protein MSADVFVLGLDEKNERILRRLPVAAGLRFRPLLTPDELQHGEIDFPDLLDKARQLLDAFDGDPAAIVTYWDFPAAALAPLLCEERGLPHVPLPAVLKCEHKYWSRLEQQTVIDELPAFGIVDLDTDPQPPPGVEFPMWLKPVKGFSSELAFHVRDEEGFADAVAELRDGVGRVGDPFDDALKQVDLPAEIAEVGGAACLAEAELHGVQAAVEGYAWNGDVSVYGALDSVDFPGRSSFLRHQYPSQLPRQTVRRMADVAERVLQRVGFANGTFSVEFFCDPRTGQVCLLEVNPRHSQSHAELFELVDGTANHEIMVRLGLGQQPRFPHRRGRYRIAGRCYLRRFEGDATVTRIPSDDEIADLCEELGGTTVSITPQEGQRLSDLPEQDSYSYELAELVIGAVSEEELEAKYRRCEERLRFEFEE
- a CDS encoding hemerythrin domain-containing protein; its protein translation is MATRTDTDLITVITDDHRQVERVFGELEREPAAGNRKDVVDHVIAELVRHSVAEEQFMYPAARRFLDDGDRIAEHEIEEHGEAEKVMKQLERKKPGDPEFEELLGKLIADVRHHIEEEETDLLPRLRSACSAEELERLGKQVLAAKKIAPTRPHPASPSTPPANLVLAPGVAFVDKIRDALAGRPS
- a CDS encoding DUF2267 domain-containing protein, which translates into the protein MTHGDVHTYRESGLWANRVEGGRRVVNTAVCRGDAVAVGREMAAAHRVDHFVHSEHRSRGDGEVVEHRTFRWVPGGDRGYPDAMSEDETVELMRRRMFLSERDDAERIVRAVLRTLAELIPPGTAGRLAAQLPAELADDVRPVATPASGADRELAGFVGRVAERAGLSEPEAIHQAGVVLEVLGEVTVHVADQLQEAVPEQLRPLLAAGGSRLAG
- a CDS encoding anti-sigma factor RsbA family regulatory protein; the encoded protein is MPAGRAFLHPAVFYRGAGEFLSGTVPFVEGALAAAEPVAVAVPPGNLGLLREELGADAARVRMIDMVEEGRNPGRIIPGVLRAFADEHPGRHVRIVGEPLWAGRTSAEYPACAQHEALINQSFAGRWATILCPYDTGSLGQTALADAARTHPWLMDGAGEWRTSAGYAPDEVLRDYNRELPAPPAADVLTVEDGDLPLLRYAAASVAVRAGITAGRLEDFVLVASELASNSIEHGSGAAVVRLAIVRGQLVCQVRDNGWIDDPLAGRRPAATGQVRGRGLLLVNHVADLVRMHSTPAGSTVEARFDLY
- a CDS encoding SDR family oxidoreductase, with amino-acid sequence MPSQRVIVVTGASAGVGRAAARAFGRQGECVALLARGEKGLAGAANEIRAEGGTALEIPTDVADYQQVEAAAARTERELGPIDVWVNVAFSSVFARFADVRPEEYRRVTEVSYLGYVHGTMAALSRMRPRDRGTIVQVGSALAYRGIPLQSAYCGAKHAIQGFTESLRCELLHEHSRVRITMVQLPAVNTPQFTWLRSRLPEHAQPVPPIYQPETAARAIVHAAAHPRRREYWVGASTAATLLANAVAPGLLDRYLARTGIASQQTGEPQPHQAGNLWEPADRETGHDYGAHGEFDRRARFGGVQPALSRHHGAVALALLAGGAAALGRRFR
- a CDS encoding SigB/SigF/SigG family RNA polymerase sigma factor, translating into MNTVVRPHTDGYAHCAPWFDELSALPEHDEGRERLRRKLIEEHLPLAEHIAQRYAGRGEPHDDLVQVARLGLIKAVDRFDPDRGGEFLSFAVPTVMGEVRRHFRDTGWSLRVPRRLKELHLAVAQATAALTQRTGHAPTARELAEYLQVGLDEVTEALAAGHAYQTNSLDWPHGDEPDSASLADLLGEDDVEFERAEIHEALRPMLRELPPRERAILAMRFFENMTQSKIAERVGLSQMHVSRLLAQTLAKLREMLEDNPSAASAESEH